A stretch of Henckelia pumila isolate YLH828 chromosome 4, ASM3356847v2, whole genome shotgun sequence DNA encodes these proteins:
- the LOC140861468 gene encoding TATA box-binding protein-associated factor RNA polymerase I subunit B-like isoform X1, whose amino-acid sequence MAERLRQTCQVCGSHVGFMISDDGFFYCGYCNSQAEDIVDTGVDEEQIINHYSATHSRARPVKVIAAEPISQVKYTPSQFLDNPYIMEEDVDDEFGPTEPTNIGSCQNNFSYDDYYSTIRARYLTGLQVMIQLQCQTLVEKFKASPLIVGLVGPVWLRFLASTRIMADEWADQVVHESEVQTQGEAEEFQPSYKYRVEPVNILGRRVVMIWYKSLRSTIPISYSLAISFLVCHVAREAITPSDILTWTLEGKLPYFSAFCEIEKHIGSHSKACPISVSRMFRPVQAVSSQKLESMAADIALKIGLELPPVNFHALASRYCRQLSLPPGEILSLACRIYEWSTPTELYLSVNELRIPTRVCVMSILIVAVRILSDINGYGVWESSLSNPTTTSQDEKNKEVESQFDCDMTDNAAEPSSSNNSESHFTKSLIPDSGLNGIELLRILETKYSELNDEYAYCRDLSSYLQYCKDVVFSGLQPSFEDLEEEKLLEEFWDLYQNNKGHVELGTQDDPLCNDKSSGHASRPTTDSNIDARIRRLKLDMEEHKFRYVPPQDLVKRKGYVHYTRKKKEVFIYAVHADYYILLRSCAKVAQVETRIMHQATLNLERRLEWLENRIIYSINLKQNLDDYCDFCRDDHKQNDDDSKE is encoded by the exons ATGGCAGAAAGATTGCGACAGACGTGCCAAGTGTGTGGCAGCCATGTTGGCTTTATGATATCCGATGATGGATTTTTCTATTGTGGCTACTGTAACTCGCAAGCAGAAGATATAGTTGATACAGGAGTCGATGAAGAACAAATTATCAACCATTACTCGGCCACACACAGCCGAGCTCGTCCAGTCAAAGTCATTGCTGCTGAGCCTATCTCCCAGGTAAAATACACGCCGTCTCAGTTTTTGGATAATCCATATATCATGGAGGAAGATGTGGATGATGAATTTGGCCCAACAGAGCCTACCAACATTGGATCGTGTCAAAACAATTTTAGCTATGACGACTACTATTCCACCATTAGGGCGAGATACTTGACAGGTCTACAGGTGATGATCCAATTGCAATGCCAGACTTTGGTTGAGAAGTTTAAAGCAAGCCCATTAATTGTTGGTCTTGTTGGGCCAGTGTGGTTAAGGTTTTTGGCTTCCACTAGGATTATGGCTGATGAATGGGCTGACCAGGTCGTTCATGAATCCGAGGTTCAGACACAAG GGGAAGCAGAAGAATTTCAGCCTAGTTATAAATATCGTGTTGAGCCTGTTAATATCCTCGGGAGGCGTGTGGTTATGATATGGTATAAATCTCTCCGAAGCACAATACCGATCTCTTATTCATTAGCCATCTCTTTCCTTGTTTGTCATGTGGCTAGAGAGGCAATTACGCCATCTGACATATTGACGTGGACCCTGGAAGGAAAGCTTCCTTATTTTTCTGCTTTCTGTGAAATTGAAAAGCATATTGGATCACATTCCAAGGCATGCCCCATCAGTGTCAGTCGTATGTTCAGGCCCGTCCAAGCTGTCTCATCACAGAAGTTGGAGTCAATGGCAGCTGATATTGCATTGAAAATTGGTCTTGAGTTGCCTCCAGTGAACTTTCATGCTCTTGCTTCCCGTTATTGCCGTCAGTTATCTCTGCCACCAGGAGAAATACTTTCTCTGGCTTGTCGCATATACGAATGGTCTACTCCTACGGAGTTGTATCTGTCGGTTAATGAGTTAAGGATTCCAACTCGCGTTTGTGTCATGTCTATTCTCATTGTGGCAGTAAGGATCCTTTCTGACATAAATGGATATGGAGTGTGGGAATCAAGTTTGTCCAACCCCACTACAACATCTCAagatgaaaaaaataaagaagTCGAATCTCAGTTCGATTGTGATATGACGGATAATGCTGCTGAGCCATCATCTTCGAACAATTCAGAATCCCATTTTACCAAATCTCTTATTCCAGATTCTGGATTGAACGGGATAGAGCTTCTACGAATTCTTGAAACAAAATACAGTGAACTAAACGATGAATATG CATATTGCCGTGACTTGTCGTCGTACCTCCAGTATTGCAAAGATGTAGTTTTTTCTGGATTACAACCATCATTTGAGGATCTGGAAGAAGAAAAGTTGTTGGAAGAGTTCTGggatctttatcaaaataacaag GGGCATGTAGAATTAGGCACCCAGGATGATCCATTGTGCAATGATAAAAGTTCTGGACATGCTAGTCGACCTACGACAGACTCCAATATAGATGCACGAATAAGACGACTGAAGTTGGACATGGAAGAACATAAATTTCGTTATGTTCCTCCGCAGGATTTGGTGAAGAGGAAAGGCTATGTACACTATACTAGGAAAAAGAAGGAAGTGTTTATTTATGCTGTTCATGCTGATTATTATATCTTACTTCGGTCATGCGCTAAGGTTGCCCAAGTCGAAACCAGGATCATGCATCAGGCAACCTTGAATTTGGAGCGGAGATTGGAATGGCTTGAAAATAGGATTATTTATTCGATAAATCTGAAACAGAATCTTGATGATTATTGTGACTTCTGTCGCGACGACCACAAACAAAACGATGATGATTCTAAGGAGTAG
- the LOC140863702 gene encoding conserved oligomeric Golgi complex subunit 2 translates to MATDLLHSPLPKSATDLFGDPIEDSHPLWLNPSKFSDQEFDPESYISDLRTFVPFDTLRSELRSHLGALKHELVELINRDYSDFVSLSTKLVDVDAAVVRMRAPLLEIKEKILSFRGSVEGSLMALQSRLKQRAQANEAREVLELLLDTFHVVSKVEKLIKELPSVPADWFSGTLNSAEKGQLSNGISSQQIENGMNLRETQSMLLERIASEMNRLKFYIGHAQNMPFIENMEKRIHNASLLLDTSLGHCFVDGLENKDANAVYNCLRAYAAIDNTNSPEEIYRSTVVAPFIQIVIPHRSSQAAGVSTTDELEQNYGRIKQYIRDDCKFLLDISFTENSGLHVFSFLANSILKEVLSAIQTGKPGAFSPGRPTQFLQNYKSSLDFLAYLEGYCPTRSAVVKLRAEAVYIEFMKQWNTGVYFSLRFQEIAGALDSELMITSLVPSQKSTSNQQNSQKLLLKQSISLMECLRSCWADDVLVLSCSDKFLRLFLQLLSRYSSWLSAGLNARRGRNTSPNTGSEWAVSAAPDDLLYIIHDLKYLVEEVCGDYLGHVLELLKSCPAELLDLVKQSILHGGNSLRVLQPLVINLIVETLVEKSVEDLRQLKGITATYRMTNKPLPVRHSPYVSGVLRPLKAFLDGERAATYLTSDVRKELLHGAANEITRRYYELAAELINMARKTESSLQKIRLGAQRRAGASSDVSDHNVSDTDKICMQLFLDIQEYGRNLASLGIDATNIPTYCSLWQCTAPSDKQNTISF, encoded by the exons ATGGCGACAGATCTACTGCACTCCCCACTGCCAAAATCCGCGACGGATTTGTTCGGTGATCCGATTGAGGATTCGCATCCGTTATGGCTGAATCCATCCAAGTTCTCCGACCAAGAATTCGATCCGGAATCCTACATCTCGGATCTCCGCACATTTGTCCCCTTCGATACGCTTCGCTCGGAGCTGAGATCGCATTTGGGCGCCCTAAAGCATGAGCTCGTCGAGCTCATCAATCGAGACTACTCGGATTTTGTGAGCCTCAGCACTAAGCTCGTCGACGTGGACGCTGCAGTGGTGAGGATGAGGGCTCCGCTGCTCGAGATCAAGGAGAAGATTTTGTCTTTCCGGGGATCGGTCGAGGGCTCGTTGATGGCGCTGCAAAGCCGGCTCAAGCAGAGAGCACAAGCCAACGAGGCGAGGGAAGTGTTGGAGTTGTTGCTGGACACGTTTCATGTTGTTTCTAAG GTTGAAAAGTTGATAAAGGAGCTGCCGAGTGTTCCTGCTGATTGGTTCAGTGGAACTTTGAATTCTGCCGAGAAGGGTCAATTAAGCAATGGCATATCCTCTCAACAAATAGAAAATGGAATGAACCTCAGGGAGACACAAAGCATGCTTCTGGAGAGAATTGCAAGTGAAATGAATCGTCTGAAGTTTTATATTGGTCATGCACAG AATATGCCCTTCATTGAGAATATGGAGAAGAGGATACATAATGCTAGCTTGTTACTGGATACCAGCTTGGGACACTGTTTTGTAGATGGACTTGAGAACAAGGATGCAAATGCAGTGTACAATTGTTTACGTGCATATGCTGCTATTGATAATACGAATAGCCCTGAAGAAATTTATCGCTCCACGGTTGTTGCTCCATTCATACAGATAGTTATCCCTCACAGATCATCTCAAGCAGCTGGCGTGTCAACTACAGATGAGCTTGAACAAAACTATGGAAGGATCAAGCAGTACATTAGAGATGATTGcaaatttttattagatatatcaTTTACAG AAAATTCAGGTCTACATGTATTTAGCTTTCTGGCAAATTCCATTCTCAAAGAGGTTTTATCTGCCATCCAAACAGGAAAACCAGGGGCTTTCTCTCCAGGAAGGCCTACACAGTTTCTCCAAAATTACAAGTCAAGCCTAGATTTTTTGGCTTATCTAGAAG GTTACTGTCCCACTAGGTCTGCAGTTGTTAAACTTCGGGCAGAGGCAGTCTACATAGAGTTTATGAAGCAATGGAACACCGGGGTTTATTTCTCATTGAG GTTTCAGGAAATAGCTGGTGCTTTGGATTCTGAACTTATGATTACTTCACTTGTGCCCTCTCAGAAATCTACCTCAAACCagcaaaattctcaaaaattgTTATTGAAGCAGAGTATTTCTCTTATGGAGTGCTTGAGGTCGTGCTGGGCGGATGATGTTCTTGTTCTTTCTTGTTCAGACAAATTTTTACGTTTATTTTTGCAACTTCTTTCAAG ATACTCGAGCTGGTTGTCCGCTGGACTAAATGCTCGCAGAGGCAGGAACACGAGCCCTAACACTGGATCTGAATGGGCTGTTTCTGCAGCCCCAGATGATCTCCTCTAT ATAATTCATGATTTAAAATACTTGGTGGAGGAAGTTTGTGGTGACTATCTAGGGCATGTTCTTGAACTTCTCAAGTCGTGTCCTGCTGAATTACTTGACCTTGTGAAGCAGAGTATTTTACATGGTGGAAATTCTCTCAGAGTTCTTCAGCCTCTCGTAATAAATTTGATTGTAGAAACTCTAGTTGAGAAGTCTGTGGAG GACTTGCGACAATTGAAGGGAATAACTGCCACATATAGGATGACCAACAAGCCTCTACCTGTTAGACATTCACCTTACGTATCTGGTGTATTGCGCCCTCTAAAG GCTTTTCTGGATGGAGAGCGAGCTGCTACATATCTAACCAGCGATGTTCGTAAGGAACTTTTACACGGAGCTGCAAATGAGATCACTCGTCGATATTATGAATTGGCTGCTGAGCTCATCAATATG GCCCGAAAAACAGAGTCCTCGCTGCAAAAAATACGTTTAGGTGCACAAAGACGAGCTGGGGCAAGTTCAGATGTCTCAGATCATAATGTATCTGATACAGACAAGATATGTATGCAgttatttcttgatattcag GAGTATGGACGGAACCTCGCGTCACTTGGTATTGATGCCACTAATATTCCAACATATTGTTCCTTGTGGCAGTGTACAGCCCCTTCAGACAAGCAAAACACAATTAGCTTCTAG
- the LOC140861468 gene encoding TATA box-binding protein-associated factor RNA polymerase I subunit B-like isoform X2: protein MIQLQCQTLVEKFKASPLIVGLVGPVWLRFLASTRIMADEWADQVVHESEVQTQGEAEEFQPSYKYRVEPVNILGRRVVMIWYKSLRSTIPISYSLAISFLVCHVAREAITPSDILTWTLEGKLPYFSAFCEIEKHIGSHSKACPISVSRMFRPVQAVSSQKLESMAADIALKIGLELPPVNFHALASRYCRQLSLPPGEILSLACRIYEWSTPTELYLSVNELRIPTRVCVMSILIVAVRILSDINGYGVWESSLSNPTTTSQDEKNKEVESQFDCDMTDNAAEPSSSNNSESHFTKSLIPDSGLNGIELLRILETKYSELNDEYAYCRDLSSYLQYCKDVVFSGLQPSFEDLEEEKLLEEFWDLYQNNKGHVELGTQDDPLCNDKSSGHASRPTTDSNIDARIRRLKLDMEEHKFRYVPPQDLVKRKGYVHYTRKKKEVFIYAVHADYYILLRSCAKVAQVETRIMHQATLNLERRLEWLENRIIYSINLKQNLDDYCDFCRDDHKQNDDDSKE from the exons ATGATCCAATTGCAATGCCAGACTTTGGTTGAGAAGTTTAAAGCAAGCCCATTAATTGTTGGTCTTGTTGGGCCAGTGTGGTTAAGGTTTTTGGCTTCCACTAGGATTATGGCTGATGAATGGGCTGACCAGGTCGTTCATGAATCCGAGGTTCAGACACAAG GGGAAGCAGAAGAATTTCAGCCTAGTTATAAATATCGTGTTGAGCCTGTTAATATCCTCGGGAGGCGTGTGGTTATGATATGGTATAAATCTCTCCGAAGCACAATACCGATCTCTTATTCATTAGCCATCTCTTTCCTTGTTTGTCATGTGGCTAGAGAGGCAATTACGCCATCTGACATATTGACGTGGACCCTGGAAGGAAAGCTTCCTTATTTTTCTGCTTTCTGTGAAATTGAAAAGCATATTGGATCACATTCCAAGGCATGCCCCATCAGTGTCAGTCGTATGTTCAGGCCCGTCCAAGCTGTCTCATCACAGAAGTTGGAGTCAATGGCAGCTGATATTGCATTGAAAATTGGTCTTGAGTTGCCTCCAGTGAACTTTCATGCTCTTGCTTCCCGTTATTGCCGTCAGTTATCTCTGCCACCAGGAGAAATACTTTCTCTGGCTTGTCGCATATACGAATGGTCTACTCCTACGGAGTTGTATCTGTCGGTTAATGAGTTAAGGATTCCAACTCGCGTTTGTGTCATGTCTATTCTCATTGTGGCAGTAAGGATCCTTTCTGACATAAATGGATATGGAGTGTGGGAATCAAGTTTGTCCAACCCCACTACAACATCTCAagatgaaaaaaataaagaagTCGAATCTCAGTTCGATTGTGATATGACGGATAATGCTGCTGAGCCATCATCTTCGAACAATTCAGAATCCCATTTTACCAAATCTCTTATTCCAGATTCTGGATTGAACGGGATAGAGCTTCTACGAATTCTTGAAACAAAATACAGTGAACTAAACGATGAATATG CATATTGCCGTGACTTGTCGTCGTACCTCCAGTATTGCAAAGATGTAGTTTTTTCTGGATTACAACCATCATTTGAGGATCTGGAAGAAGAAAAGTTGTTGGAAGAGTTCTGggatctttatcaaaataacaag GGGCATGTAGAATTAGGCACCCAGGATGATCCATTGTGCAATGATAAAAGTTCTGGACATGCTAGTCGACCTACGACAGACTCCAATATAGATGCACGAATAAGACGACTGAAGTTGGACATGGAAGAACATAAATTTCGTTATGTTCCTCCGCAGGATTTGGTGAAGAGGAAAGGCTATGTACACTATACTAGGAAAAAGAAGGAAGTGTTTATTTATGCTGTTCATGCTGATTATTATATCTTACTTCGGTCATGCGCTAAGGTTGCCCAAGTCGAAACCAGGATCATGCATCAGGCAACCTTGAATTTGGAGCGGAGATTGGAATGGCTTGAAAATAGGATTATTTATTCGATAAATCTGAAACAGAATCTTGATGATTATTGTGACTTCTGTCGCGACGACCACAAACAAAACGATGATGATTCTAAGGAGTAG